Part of the Sulfurimonas denitrificans DSM 1251 genome is shown below.
ATATCTGGACCTTGACCGTTTGCTTGGGTTGGATCATGAATCTCAAAAAATGTCCGAGCTATCTCTTCGTAAGATATTTTATTTTCATCATAAATAACTTCAACTGCTTCAAGATGTCCCGTGTTTGAGCGCACAACTTCATAATAACTTGGATTTTTTACAAATCCGCCCATAAAACCTGAGGTTACCTCTTTTACTCCGCCAAGTTTTTGCAAATAGTACTCAACACCCCAAAAACATCCGCCAGCAAAGTAAGCATAAGAGAGATTTTCATCTTTGATTTGGGGCTTTTTTACAAGATTTAAAGAGATAGAGTTTACGCAGTGCCTAGTGTTTTTTGGTGTATATCCCTCACTTTCAAAAACATGTCCCAAATGCGCTCCACAGTTCGCACAAACTATCTCTACACGTCTGCCATCAGCATCTGGTACTCTTTTTATGGCTCCTTTTATCTCATCATCAAAACTCGGCCATCCTGAGCGTGAATCAAATTTTGCGCTTGAATCAAATAATGGTGCCTCACATAGTTTACATGTATAGATGCCATGAGATTTTTCATCTGTATATTTTCCAACAAAAGGTCTCTCTGTTCCCTTGTGAAGTATAACTCTCTTCTCTTCTTCACTAAGTTGTTCAATTTTTTTTGTTAATGGTTCTAATGCATTCATGGTTGTTAATATAAGTATGAAAATAAAAATATATTTCACACTATCTCCTTTTTATATTTTTGATAATTATAAGAGAGCGCTCTTGTGCAAGATATAGGATATTTTTATTAAGATAAATTATAAAGTAAAATTAAAGATGAACTCTTTATCAAATAAAAATCTTCATAAAGATATAATCCTATACTAAAATTTTTAGGAAGATAATATGAACAGAAAAAAAATATATAATCCAGAATCAAATGAAAATGTAAATGATAGAAGAATTTTTGGCGGTAATCCAACGGGAATATTTGAACTTAATGATATAAAATATCAGTGGGCATATAATCTTTGGGAGATGATGTTAAACAATACATGGTTTCCAAAAGAGGTTGATATGACTCGTGATGTGAGTGATTACAAACAGATTACAGATGTAGAAAAAGCCTCTTACGATAAAGCTCTTGCACAGCTGATATTTATGGATTCTCTCCAAACTAATAATATTATGGATAATATAAATCCATACGTTACATCCCCAGAAATTAACCTTATTTTAGTGCGTCAAGCTTACGAAGAGGCACTACATTCTCAAAGTTATGCGGTAATGGTTGATACTATCTCTACAAACTCTAAAGAGATTTATGAATTATGGCGCCGTGATATGATGCTAAAGGGCAAAAATGATGCGATAGCTAGAGTTTATGAGGAGCTGTCAAAAAACCCTACTGAGCATAACTTTGTAAAAGCTTGTTTTGCAAATCAAATCCTTGAGGGTATATATTTTTATAGTGGATTTGCTTACATCTACACACTCGCTAGAAGTGGAAAAATGTTAGGTTCTGCTCAGATGATAAGATTTATTCAAAGAGATGAAGTAACTCACTTGGTTCTTTTTCAAAATCTTATAAACTCTCTTAGAAAAGAGAGACCAGATTTATTTAATGAAAAGTTAAAAGAAGAAGTTATTGAGATGTTTAAAGAGGCAGTTGCACTTGAAGTTGCATGGGGAAAATATATAACAGGCGGACAGATTTTAGGTCTAACAGACGCCATCATAGAACAATATATCCAATATCTTGCAGATGATAGACTCACTTCAGTAGGATTTGCAAAACTTTATAACGTAACAAACCCTATAAAATGGGTAGATGATTTTTCAAAATTTAATGACCAAAAAACAAATTTCTTTGAGGGAACTGTAGCAAACTACTCAAAGGGAAGTTTAACTTTTGATGATGACTTCTAATAATAGCGAGTATAAACTCTCTTCACTGCTCTTTGATACAATAGAGGGTGATTATCATTCTAATTTACAAACGCTTTTAACTCTTATAAATCAAGCAAAACCAAAATCTCTTATAGTTGCACCAGAAGTCTGCTTGAGCGGTTTTGATTATAAAAACTATGAAGAGGCGATAGCGTTTAGCGATATTGCAGATGAGGCACTAAAACAAGCCTCACATGATAAAATCATTATCCTTACAATGCTTCAAAGAGAAGATGGTGAAGTATTTAATTTTGCTAAGATATTTTTTAATGGCAAAATAGTTTATAAGAGAGCAAAGGCAAAACTCTTTCGTTTTGGTGATGAGCATAAGTACATGTCAGAGGGTTGTGTGGATGAGGTTGAGATGGTTGAAGTTGATGGCATAAAAATCGGGATTTTAATCTGTTTTGAACTTAGATTTAAAGAGCTTTGGAAAAAACTTGAGGGGTGTGATGTTATAGTTGTTCCTTCATGGTGGGGTGTTTTAAGAACAGAGCATTTTAAAGTTTTAACTAGAGCACTTGCCATCATAAATCAGTGTTATGTGGTTGCTAGTGATTCATTAAATGTAGAGTGTACAAAAATGAGTGGAATTATAACGCCGCATGGCGGAGATGAGAGAAATGAACATAGAGCCTATTTTGAACTGCCGTATGACAAAAAAGAGATTCAGATGATGAGAAGGTACATGGATGTTGGCATTGGATAGAATAACTGCAACAAAAACTGCTAAACTAGCGCAGGATTGTCATAAAATTTTCTCTCTAAGTCAAAATGTTAGAGATGCAATAGCAAATACTTCCAGAGAAGAGTTCGTTCCAGCAGGCTTTAAACACAATGCTTACAAATTAGATGCCCTTCCTATGGGCTCCTCGCAGTGGATAAGCTCTCCATTGACAGTTGCAAAAATGACACACTATCTTGAAGCGAAAAAAGATGATAGAGTTTTAGAAATAGGGTGTGGAAGCGGTTATCAAGCGGCAGTTTTATCACATATCTTTCGTGGTGTTTTTACTATAGAGAGAATAGAGCCGCTTATACTTGAGGCAAAACAGAGGTTTAGAAAGTTAGGAATTAGCAATATTCACACAAAACTAGATGATGGACAAAATGGCTGGGCGCAATATGCACCATATGACAGAATCCTATTCTCAGCAACAGCAAAAGAGATTCCCTCAAAAATATTTGAACAGTTATGTGATGGAGGTATTTTGGTAGCTCCTATGCAGGTAGGTTTAAAACAAGTTATAACACGTTTTAAAAAAGTGGGAAACTCTTTGCAAAAAGAGGAGCTTGAAGCTTGTGATTTTGTGCCTATTTTAAATGGAATTCAAAAATGATTTTACGCCTCCTTGTAATAACTCTCTTAGCACTCTCTTTGAAAGCTTCAGTTACATTTGATGAAGCAAATTTACTCTATGCAAGAGATGAATATAAAAAAGCATTTGAAGCTTTTAGCCTCTTGGCTAAAGATGATGCAGATGCAGCTTACATGTTGGCAAAGATGTATGAGCAAGGAGAGGGGTGCGAAAAGAGTGAAGAGAAAGCTCAAGAGTGGTATAAGGCATCAGCTCATATCTACTACGAACAAGCAAAACATAGCCCCTTAAGAAATGTACAAAAGCATCAAAAAGAGATATTTAAAACATTAGACAGGGTTGATAATAACCAAACGCAAGAGACGCTTAGACAGTTTGTACAATCTCTTTATAATTTTAAAGCTCACAATGCAAACTATTTTTTACCTTTTAGTTATCGTTATGATGATAATTATGATGAGGTAAACGGACATGAAGCAGGTAAAGTTGAGACGGAATTTCAAGTAAGTTTAAAATATGACTTTGCTGCAAATTTTTTCAAACTTCGTGAGATATATTCTGTGGCTTATACACAAAAATCTTTTTGGCAATCTTATAAAGAGTCCGCTTTTATTAGAGAGTCAAATTATAGTCCTGAATTTTTTGTAACTTTTCCTACATCAAGCCAAGATGATGGAGGATTCTTAAAAGGGATAAGAGTTGGAGTGGCACACCAATCTAACGGAAGAGGCGCTGAGTATGAGCGTTCTTGGAACTATGTAAATGCGAGTCTCTTTTTTCAATATGACATACTACTCTGCGAGTTAAAACTTTGGGCGAGGTTACCTGATGCAACAGATTATAATCCAGAGTTGATTGATACCATAGGGCATGGATATTTCAGGATAGCGGTTCCATATAAGAAACATCTATTTGATATGAAAATAATGAATAATTTTAACTCCAAGGGTTCTATAGAATTTAACTATACACACCCTGTATCAAGCAGGGACGATCTCTTTTTTTATATGAAATTTTTTAATGGTTATGGTGAGAGTTTAATTGACTACGATAATCATATTAAAAAAGTAGGAATTGGCTTTAGTATCTCAAGATAGGGGCTTATTAGTAAGCTTTTTATAGTAAAATAGTAGTTAGCATAAGTGAGGATAAATCTGTGCAAAGTATTTATGGCATAAAATATACAAAACCAGAAGTAGTTTTAATACAAGAGACAGGCATAGGTGTCGCTGAAGCGGCAGCTAGGACTTGTTATGACTCATTTGAAAATAGTGAAAATAGGGCTATTCAATATATTGAAAAAAATATGCCAGATAGTTCTACATGTAGAGAGATAAATGGTATTGAAGAGTCAAATCTCTTAAATGATTTGGCTTGGACCTATTTTCATCACTCTATTTTAGAACATGCAAATTTGAGTTTTTTGGTAAGAGGAACAAGCAGAGGCGTACTTCAAGAGCATGCCCGTCACCGTATGCAGGCTATTAGTGTAAGAAGTACACGTTATACTATGAGCTCTGTAATAAACGCTTTTGTTGCTTCAATGAGCAGTAATGATAGAGATTTTTTTATAGATAAAGTTTTGAGCTTTGATATGTTTGTTACATGTGATAAAGAGTATAACAAAATCGAAATTGGTGCGATGTATGATAAGCTTTTTTATCAGTCAAAAAAAGTAGAAGATTTCAATGAAATTGCGGTAGCTACAAGCTCATTAGATTTATTAGAAAAGTTTAAAGGTACTCCAGAAGCACTTTTTGATGCACTAGAGAGTGGAAAAAAGAAGCGTAATGTAGGTGATGCTTTTAAGCATATAATAAGCGACAATGTAAAAGTTGATATGGTTGTAACATTTAACCTTAGAAGTTTAAAAAACTATTTCACACTTAGAGATAGTGGCGCTGCTTATTTTCAAATAAGATGGCTCGCACAAGAGATGATGAGAAAAACACCATCAAAATATTTAGATTTAATCATTAAAAAAAGGTAATTACATGTGGAAATATATTGCAATAAGCTCTCTGTTATTTAGCGGATGTTCATATTTTGAGGTTAACTTCTCTATGTGTGAGAATGTAGGTCCAAACAGTGATCCAAGTATGATTGAGAAGTGTAGAAACTATAACGAAGAAGAGGCTCAAAAAGCCTTTGATGGGACAAAACATAAATCTACAACCCTCCCAGAAGATGCGATAGAATTTAAAAAATAGTAGGAGAAGTTATGAGTATTGAAGAAGAGTTAAAAACTAGAAGTGGATCTAAATGTGAGCTTTGTCAAAGCAGCCAAAATCTTAGCGTTTTTGAAGTTGCACCATCAGATGAAAGCTCAGAGCAGTCAATCTATATTTGCGCTACATGTAAAGAGCAGATAGAGAATCCTAGCATGATGGATGAGACGCACTTTAACTGCTTAAATGAGAGCATGTGGAGTGAAGTACCAGCTGTTGTGGTTATCTCATACAGACTATTAAAGCTTCTTGGTAGAGAAGATTTAGTTGATATGATATATATGGAAGATGATGTAAAAGCTTGGGCAGATGCAGGGGTAAATAGTTCAAGCAACGTAGTTGTAAAGGACTCTAACGGCGTAACTTTAAATGCTGGTGACAGCGTTGTTATCATTAAAGATTTAGAGGTAAAGGGTGCGGGGTTTACTGCAAAAAGAGGCACAATGGTTAAAAATATCTCAATTCCTCAAGATGTTGAAGGGCATATTGAGGGTAGAGTAAATGGAACTAAGATTTATCTAAAAACAGAGTTCCTAAAAAAAGCGTAGCTCACAAAAAGAAGGTATATGAACTCTTTAAAATCAATATCAATAAATATATCTATACCTCTTTTTATCTCCCTTGCTCTTGGCTCTCTTGTTTTTTATGAACAGAAGATACCAAAAGTTCTATTTAGCATAGTTCCATATCTGTTTTATGCTATAACCGTAGCTATTTTGTGGGTTTCATGGCACTTTAACCGAAATAGATTTATATTTATAATCCTTCCGCTCCTTTTGATATATGTAGGTTTTATCTATTTGGGGGGCAAAAGAGCAACGGATCTTTTTCTTTACGTTTCAATGCTTTATCCACTACATCTTTTACTCTTTTTATCACTAAAAGAGAGAGGACTTTTTTCAATTTGGGGAGTGTTAAAAATAGCTTTTTTTGTGGTTGAAATAGCAGTTGTTTTGTATTTTGTCTTTTATCCAAACAACGA
Proteins encoded:
- a CDS encoding bifunctional methionine sulfoxide reductase B/A protein; this encodes MEQLSEEEKRVILHKGTERPFVGKYTDEKSHGIYTCKLCEAPLFDSSAKFDSRSGWPSFDDEIKGAIKRVPDADGRRVEIVCANCGAHLGHVFESEGYTPKNTRHCVNSISLNLVKKPQIKDENLSYAYFAGGCFWGVEYYLQKLGGVKEVTSGFMGGFVKNPSYYEVVRSNTGHLEAVEVIYDENKISYEEIARTFFEIHDPTQANGQGPDIGEQYLSVVFVQNDKEREIIENLISKLESNGYKVTTKIMKKSDFYPADESHQNYYDKKGSKPYCHGYIKRF
- a CDS encoding ribonucleotide-diphosphate reductase subunit beta — encoded protein: MNRKKIYNPESNENVNDRRIFGGNPTGIFELNDIKYQWAYNLWEMMLNNTWFPKEVDMTRDVSDYKQITDVEKASYDKALAQLIFMDSLQTNNIMDNINPYVTSPEINLILVRQAYEEALHSQSYAVMVDTISTNSKEIYELWRRDMMLKGKNDAIARVYEELSKNPTEHNFVKACFANQILEGIYFYSGFAYIYTLARSGKMLGSAQMIRFIQRDEVTHLVLFQNLINSLRKERPDLFNEKLKEEVIEMFKEAVALEVAWGKYITGGQILGLTDAIIEQYIQYLADDRLTSVGFAKLYNVTNPIKWVDDFSKFNDQKTNFFEGTVANYSKGSLTFDDDF
- a CDS encoding carbon-nitrogen hydrolase family protein, which codes for MMTSNNSEYKLSSLLFDTIEGDYHSNLQTLLTLINQAKPKSLIVAPEVCLSGFDYKNYEEAIAFSDIADEALKQASHDKIIILTMLQREDGEVFNFAKIFFNGKIVYKRAKAKLFRFGDEHKYMSEGCVDEVEMVEVDGIKIGILICFELRFKELWKKLEGCDVIVVPSWWGVLRTEHFKVLTRALAIINQCYVVASDSLNVECTKMSGIITPHGGDERNEHRAYFELPYDKKEIQMMRRYMDVGIG
- a CDS encoding protein-L-isoaspartate(D-aspartate) O-methyltransferase — translated: MLALDRITATKTAKLAQDCHKIFSLSQNVRDAIANTSREEFVPAGFKHNAYKLDALPMGSSQWISSPLTVAKMTHYLEAKKDDRVLEIGCGSGYQAAVLSHIFRGVFTIERIEPLILEAKQRFRKLGISNIHTKLDDGQNGWAQYAPYDRILFSATAKEIPSKIFEQLCDGGILVAPMQVGLKQVITRFKKVGNSLQKEELEACDFVPILNGIQK
- a CDS encoding phospholipase A, whose amino-acid sequence is MILRLLVITLLALSLKASVTFDEANLLYARDEYKKAFEAFSLLAKDDADAAYMLAKMYEQGEGCEKSEEKAQEWYKASAHIYYEQAKHSPLRNVQKHQKEIFKTLDRVDNNQTQETLRQFVQSLYNFKAHNANYFLPFSYRYDDNYDEVNGHEAGKVETEFQVSLKYDFAANFFKLREIYSVAYTQKSFWQSYKESAFIRESNYSPEFFVTFPTSSQDDGGFLKGIRVGVAHQSNGRGAEYERSWNYVNASLFFQYDILLCELKLWARLPDATDYNPELIDTIGHGYFRIAVPYKKHLFDMKIMNNFNSKGSIEFNYTHPVSSRDDLFFYMKFFNGYGESLIDYDNHIKKVGIGFSISR
- a CDS encoding FAD-dependent thymidylate synthase produces the protein MQSIYGIKYTKPEVVLIQETGIGVAEAAARTCYDSFENSENRAIQYIEKNMPDSSTCREINGIEESNLLNDLAWTYFHHSILEHANLSFLVRGTSRGVLQEHARHRMQAISVRSTRYTMSSVINAFVASMSSNDRDFFIDKVLSFDMFVTCDKEYNKIEIGAMYDKLFYQSKKVEDFNEIAVATSSLDLLEKFKGTPEALFDALESGKKKRNVGDAFKHIISDNVKVDMVVTFNLRSLKNYFTLRDSGAAYFQIRWLAQEMMRKTPSKYLDLIIKKR
- a CDS encoding PhnA domain-containing protein gives rise to the protein MSIEEELKTRSGSKCELCQSSQNLSVFEVAPSDESSEQSIYICATCKEQIENPSMMDETHFNCLNESMWSEVPAVVVISYRLLKLLGREDLVDMIYMEDDVKAWADAGVNSSSNVVVKDSNGVTLNAGDSVVIIKDLEVKGAGFTAKRGTMVKNISIPQDVEGHIEGRVNGTKIYLKTEFLKKA